From Inquilinus sp. Marseille-Q2685:
CTTTCTTCACGAAACTCTCAACCTTTATCGGCGCCCTCTCCCGGCGCGGCCGACAGGAGGCGCCGGCCGGACTCGCGCTGCTGGCATTCCAGCAGGATGTCGCGGGCGATCGGCGCCGCGTATTCGCTGCCGCCGCCGCCATGCTCGACGATCACCGAGCAGGCGTAGCGCGGCGCGCCGACCGGGGCGTAGGCCACGAACCAGGCGTGGTGGCGCTGGTTCCACGGCCAGTTGTCCGGGTTCACCCCGGCGGCGCGTTCGGCCATGCTGATGCGGCGGACCTGGCTGGTGCCGCTCTTGCCGCCCATCTCCATGCCCTTCTGCTTGATCTGCGACTTGCGGCCGGTGCCGCGGGTCATCACCGCGGCCGTGCCTTCCATCACCGTGTCGATATGGGCTTTGGCGAAGCCCATCGACGGGACGTCCGGCGTCTCCGGCATCACCTGGTCGCCGACCGCCATGACCAGGCGCGGCACCACCGCCTTGCCGCCGTTCACCAGCCGCGAGGTCATGGTGGCGAGCTGAAGCGGCGTCGCCAGCACATAGCCCTGGCCGATGCCGGCGATCAGCGATTCGCCGAGCTGCCAGGAGGTGCCCATGGCCCCCTCCTTCCAGGCCTTGGTCGGCATCAGCCCCGGCCGCTCGTTCGGCAGGTCGACGCCCAGCTTCTGGCCGATGCCGAACTTGTTCGCGCCCTCCGCCAGCCGGTCGATGCCGAGCCGCCGTGCCATCTCGTAGAAATAGACGTCGCAGGACTGGGCCATGGCGTCGACCACGTTCAGGCTGCCGTGGCCGCCGCGCTTCCAGCAGTGGAAGCGGTGGTCGCCGAGATTGACGTAGCCGGGGCAGAAGACGCGCTGGTCCGGCGTGGTGACCCCGGCCTCCAGCGCCGTCATCGCCACCGCGATCTTGAAGGTCGAACCCGGCGGGTACTGGCCGTTGATCACCTTGTTGTTGAGGATGCCGTAGGGGTCGTCGACCAGGCGGCGCCAATCCGCCGTGCTGATGCCGTTCGGGAACAGGTTGGCGTCGTAGGACGGGTGCGAGGCCATGGCCAGCACGTCGCCATTGTGCACGTCCATGATCACGGCGGCGGCGCTGAACTCGCTCTTCAGCCGCTCCATGACATAGCGCTGCAGCTCGAAATCGATGGTCAGCCGGACCTCCTGGCCCGGCTTGCCCTCCTCCCGGTTCAGCTCGCGGATCACCCGGCCGACGGCGTTGACCTCGACCTGGCTCGACCCGGCGACGCCGCGCAGGTCGGTCTCGTACTGCCGCTCGACGCCCGACTTGCCGATGCGGAATCCCGGCAGGCTCAGCACCGGCTCACCGGTCAGGTCGGCCTCGGCCACGGCGCCGACATAGCCGATGACATGGGCCATCTCGGTGCCGAAGGGATAGCGGCGGGATTCGCCGACCTCGATCGACAGGCCCGGCAGTTCCGGCCCGTTGACGTCGATCCAGGAGACCTGCTCCCAGCTGAGGTTCTCCTTCACCGTCACCGGCACGAAGGCGCGGCGGCGCTTCACGTCGCGGACGATGCGGGCCAGGTCGGCATCGGTCAGCGGCACGCCCTGCGCCAGCCGGCCGAGCACGCCCTGGATATCCTTCGCCTCCTCCGCCACCAGCACGACCCGGAAGTTCTGGTCGTTGACCGCGAGCTGGGTGCCGAAGCGGTCGGTGATCAGACCGCGCGACGGCGCCAGGAGCCGCATGTTGATGCGGTTCGATTCGGCCAGCACCTTGTAGCGGTCGCTCTCCTCCACCTGCAGGTAGTAGAGCCGCCCGCCCAGCACGCTGAGCAGGCCGAGCTTCAGCCCGCCGAGGGCGAAGGCGCGGCGGGTGAAGCCGCGGGAGCGGTCGGTGTCGCGCTCCATGGGGGCTAGTCCCCTGCCCGCAGGAAGCCGCGATGCACCTGGATGAACAGCCAGGCCAGCGGCGGGAAGAGGGCGATGGTCACGGCCAGCCGGACCAGGAGCGGCCGCGGCGGCACGATCGCGACGTCATAGAGGCCGACGCCGATCCATTCGACCAGGGTGACGACGGCGGCCAGCACGGCGAAGCCCAGCCACAGCACCACGAAAGGCCGGCCGGCCAGGAAGCGGCGCTGGCGCAGCAGCACCCACTGGCACAGCAGCAGGATCGCGGCGTGCAGGCCGATCGGCGCATCGGTCAGCGCGTCGTGCAGGAGGCCGACCAGGAAGATCAGCCACATCGGCATCAGGTCGGGCCGGTGCACGCCCCAGTAGTAGACCGAGGCCAGCGGCAGCAGCGGCGCGATCGCGCTGTAATAGGGCAATTGCGTGGGCGTCACCCCGACCAGCACCAGGATCAGCGTCACGGCCCCGGGGGCGGCATGGCGGGCGGCGAGGTCGAGCTTGTGCAGCAGGTCCCCGGTCATTGCGCGAAGCCGGGCACCGGCTGCATCGCCATGCCGGGATCGAGCGCGCGGAAATCGACGACCTTGACGTAGGGGATGGCCTCGAGCGGCTCGATCGGCTGGATGCGGACGGCGCTGTCCTGGGCGGCGGCGACGATGCCGACCGGCAGCCCGGCCGGGAACATGCCGCCATTGCCCGAGGTGACGATGCGGTCACCGACGCGGATCGAGGCGTCCGGCGGCAGATACAGGAGCCGCGGCCGGTCGGTGTTGTCGCCGCCGACGATGGCGCGCTGCTGGGTACGCTCCACCACCACCGGGATGCGGGCGTTGAGATCGGTGATCAGCAGCACCCGGGCGGAATGGTCGCCGGTCTGCACGATCCGGCCGATCAGGCCGCGGCCGCCGAGCACCGCCTGGCCGTCGCGGATGCCGTTGGCGGCGCCGAGATTGATCGTCAGGCTGCGGACGAAGGCGCCGCCATTGTCGGCCACCACCCGGGCGGTCAGGAAGGAATGGGCCGAATCCGGCGTGTAGTTCAGGAGGTTGCGCAGGGTCAGGTTCTCGGCCTCGAGCCGGAACGCCACGTCCTGGTACTGCCGCAGCGTCGCCACCTCCTGCCGCAGCCGGGCGTTCTCGCCGCGGATGTCGGACAGGCTCTGCATCTCGGTCACCAGGCGGGCGACGCTGGCCGCCGGGCGCGACATGGCGTCGAGGATCGGCGCCACCGCATCGACCACGCGGGCGCGGGCGCCGTCGAGCAGGACGGCATCGATTTTGCCGACCATGAGCAGGCTGATCGCGGCGAACAGCAGCAGGCCGAAGGAGAATCGGTGCGCCACGGCCCTGATCGCCGCGATGCGAACCACCGGTCTGCTCCGCTGCATCACCCGCATGTCCCGTCCGCCGAAGACCGGATTTCCGAAAGGCAGAGTACTACCGTTTTCCCGAATACCCCAGCATGTGCCGGGGTGCTGATCAATACATATTGATCAGCACGTGCTTGAGCGTCTTCATCTCTTCCAGCGCCCGGCCGGTGCCGAGCGCGACGCAGGACAGCGGGTCGTCGGCGATCGACACCGGCAGGCCGGTGGCGTGCCGCAGCACCAGGTCGAGATTGCCCAGCAGCGAGCCGCCGCCGGTCAGGACGATGCCTTTGTCGACGATGTCGGCCGCTAGCTCCGGCGCGGTGTGCTCGAGCGCCACCTTCACCGCCTCGACGATCTGGCTGACCGGCTCGGACAGGCTCTCGGCGATCTGCCGCTCGGAGATCACCAGCTCCTTCGGCACGCCGTTCAGGAGATCCCGTCCCTTGATCTCCATGTAGCGGCCCTCGCCGTCCTCCGGCGGGGCGGCGGTGCCGATCTCCTTCTTGATCCGCTCGGACGAGCCCTCGCCAATCAGGAGGTTATGGTTGCGGCGGATATAGGCGATGATCGCCTCGTCCATCTTGTCGCCGCCGACGCGGACCGAACGGGAATAGACGATGCCGCCGAGCGACAGCACCGCGACTTCGGTGGTGCCGCCGCCGATGTCGACCACCATGCTGCCGGTCGGCTCGGTCACCGGCAGGCCGGCGCCGATCGCCGCCGCCATCGGCTCCTCGATCAGGTAGACCCGGCGGGCGCCCGCGCTCTCCGCCGATTCCTGGATGGCGCGGCGCTCGACCGCGGTCGAGCCGGAGGGAACGCAGACGATCACCTCCGGCGCCGCGAAGCTGCGCCGGTTGTGCACCTTGCGGATGAAATGCTTGATCATCTCCTCCGCCACCTCGAAATCGGCGATGACGCCGTCGCGGAGGGGGCGGATGGCAGTGATGTTGCCCGGGGTACGGCCCAGCATCTGCTTGGCCTCGTCGCCGACCGCCAGGACCTGCTTCTTGCCCCGGATGTTGGCGATCGCCACCACCGACGGCTCGTTCAGGACGATGCCACGGCCCTTGACGTAGACCAGCGTGTTCGCCGTGCCCAGGTCGATGGCCATGTCAGCCGAGAGGAAACCGAAGAAATTGAACATGCGGCCGTGATGTCCTGTCAGCCGGGCTCGGCTGGGAGGGTCCAGAGCGAGGGGCGGGAGCGGCGGGCCGATCCCGCCGCCGGGTTGCTTTAGACCAGCCCGGCCCGAGTCTCAAGCGGAGAGTCGGGCAGAATCATGGCACCCGGAATCACATGCCGCGCTCGGCCATCGAGCCGCTGACGTCGATGTCCCGGGGTGCGGCGCACTGCCCCGGCCGGCGGTACAGGCAGATCTCGCTCGGGCAGCTTTCCAGCCGGTAGCCGGTCTCCGGCGGCATCTGCTCCGGCCGCGCCATCACATAGTTGAAGGACGGGGCCGAACGCCACAACCGCCGCATGTTGTCGCCGAACCAGAACACCGGCACGTCACGGTGCAGGGTGGTGTAGCCCGCCAGGTCCCACCAGGGCGTCAGCAGACCGAGGCCGCACAGCGCCTCGCGCTCGTGCAGCGCCTGGGTGGTGGCGATGCCGGGCGCGACGCGGGTCCATTCCGGGCGCCAGCGGTCGCTGGCCGACAGCAGGCCCGAGGCCAGCACCCAGGCGGCGCAGAGCACAGCGAGAGGCGCCCAGTGGGGCACGCCCCCCCAGCGCTCGGCCGCCAGCCCCGCCAGGCGCCGGGCCAGCCGTTCGGTGCCCAGCGCTGCCAGGATCAGCAGGAAAGGCAGCGCCGGCAGGACGAAGCGGTATTCCTTGTGCGCGACTAGGCTGTGCGACAGCACCACCGCCAGCGGCACCGCCACCAGCATCGGCTGGCCGCGCGCGCCCAGCACGACCAGCGCCGCCATCGGCGCCAGCCACCACGACCAGACCCGGACGTATTCCTCGAGGTAGAAGCCCAGCGGCATGACGCCGAAGCTGTGGCTCTTCTCCTCGACGATGTTGATCCAGAAGTTCTTCAGCACCGACTGGAACGGCCAGCCCAGCGTCACCCAGTCGAGCAGGCCGTTGCACAGCAGCACCGGGGCCAGCCCGGCCAGCAGCATCGGCCGCAGCCGGCCGCGCCAGTCGCCACGGCTGGCGACCACGGCCGCGGTGAGGATCGCCGGCAGCAGGTGGAAGCGGAAGACGAACACCAGGCCGAACAGCAGCCCCGCCCAGATCAGCCGCCGCCGGTCGCCCGCCTCCGCCGTCCAGGCCAGCCAGCAGGCGACCAGCAGCAGGCTGGTGGCGATCGATTCGGTCAGCGCCGTCGGCGCGTAATAGACCAGCTCGAACCAGAGCGTGGCGATGAAGGCCGCGGTCAGCCCCGCCGTCAGCCCGGCGGCGCGGCGGGCCCAGAGGAAGGCGACCGCCGGGATGCTCAGCGACAGCGCCGACCACAGCGCCTTCGAGACGGCGAGATAGGAGGCCGGGTCGTCGCTGACCCAGGACACCGCCTTCATCAGCCCGGCCAGCATCCCCGGCAGCAGCCAGGAGCGGATGCCCTCGCGATACTCCCAGGGGACGATGCCCTGGCCGAAGGCCAGCCGGTGCGCCTGCTCGTAATACTGGAACAGCTCGTCGGCGTGGTGGATGCGCGGGAACGCCAGGGCGAGGACGATGCGAAGCAGCAGCCCGAGGGTCAGGAGCCCGGCCAGCCCGACCAGCCAGCCGGGCCAGCCGTCGAGGACGCCGGGGCGCGGATACGGCAGGGCGACCGAGGCTGCTGTGGCGCCGACCGGTCGACCCCGATAGCGATCGGACACGGACGGATCGACCGATCGGCGTTGCTCCACAGTGTCGTCGGTCATGTCGCTCCGAATCGCGGCCGGACTATCGAATGTTGCTGCCTATAACACCCGCGACGCGGGTTTCGTCTGAAAAATCCTCGGAAAAATCATCATATCCAGGATCTTGTTCGGAGTTTGTCCGTGCCTTCACCGGAAGAAAGCGGAGGCGCGGGATGAAAATCGACGATGGCTGCGTATATGGGGCATGAAACGCCGCAAGGATGATTTCGACGTCATCGCCGAGCTGCCGGGGCTGAAGCGCTACGCGCTGGTCCTGACCCGCGATGCCGCCGAGGCCGAGGACCTGCTGCAGGAGACCCTGCTCAAGGCCTATGAGGGGCGGCGCGGCTGGCAGCCGGACCGGGCGCTGCGCCCGTGGCTGTTCTCGATCATGCACAACGCCCACGCCTCGCGGCTGCGCGGCCGCCGCGCCGAGGACGCCCGCATCGCGCAGGCGACGCAGTTCGCCCCCGAATCCGGCGCGCCGAGCCAGGATGCCCGGGTCCAGCTGGCCCAGGTGCAGCGGGCGCTGCTGACCCTGCCGGAGGAGCAGCGCGAGGCGCTGCTGCTCGTGGCGGTCGAGGAGTTCCGCTACCAGGAGGCCGCGACCATCCTCGGCATCCCGCTCGGCACGCTGATGTCGCGCCTGGGCCGCGCCCGGGCCGCCTTGCGCGAGACCGTCGGCAGCGGCGCCGGCGACGCGGCCGGCACCGATGGACCGACCCCGCCGCGGCTGCGGCTGGTGGAGTGACGCCCATGACCCAGACCACCCCGACCGAAGCCGAGATTCAGGCCTATATCGACGGCGAGCTCGACCTGCCCCGCCGGATCGAGGTCGAGGCCCATCTCGAGGCGAATCCCGCCCTCGCCGCCCAGGTGATGGCCGATCTGCGCCTGCGCGACGCGCTGCGCCTGGCCTTCGCCGAGGATGCCGGCATCCGCGTCGCCAGCTACGAGAACGCCCGGCTGCTCGGCCGCGCCGTGCGCTGGCGCCGGCTGGCCGGCCGCCTGCGCCGGGTGGCCGCGGTGGTGCTGCTGGTCGGCATCGGCTGGGGCGCCCAGTCGATCCTGGGCGTGACCCGGATCGACAGCGCCTCGGCCACCATCCCGGCCTATGCCGACGAGGCCGGCGACGCCTACCGCACCGTGCTGTACCGCCACCTGGTCGACCCGGCCGAGCCCAAGGGCGGGCTGAAGCCGGAGGATCTGGCCAAGGCGCCGATCACGCTGCCCGACCTGCCGCAGGGCTGGTCGATCCGCTCGATCGAGGTGGTGCCCTGGGATGGCGGCTCCGGCTTCGAGGCGACGATCGACACCGACCGGTTCGGGCTGGTGACGCTGTTCGCTGCCGCCACCGACGGCTTCGACGTGCAGACGCCGCAGGCCCAGCGCGCCAAGGACGTCACCGTCGCCTATTGGCAGGTCGGCCCCTCGGTCTACGCGCTCTGCGCCGAGGCGAAGGCGGAGGACCTGCTGGTCGCCGCCAACGGCCTGGCCGACACCCTGTACTGACTTGGTCCCCAAGGAGAGAACGACACCATGAACATGCAGCAATACGAATGGCAGGGGACGGCGGCGCGAGCCACAGCCGCCGAGCTCGATGCCGGCCTGCGCCAGCACATGCTGCGCGTCTACAACTACATGGGCCTGGGCCTAGTCCTGACCGGCCTGGTCGCCTATCTGGTCGCCAGCACCCCGGCGATCTACATCCCGATCTTCACCAGCCCGCTGAAATGGGCGGTGATGCTGGCGCCGCTGGCCTTCGTGTTCTTCTTCTCGTTCCGCATCCACGCCATCTCCTCCTCCACGGCGCAGATGGTGTTCTGGCTGTTCTGCGGCGCCATGGGCCTGTCGATGGCCTCGATCTTCCTGGTCTTCACCGGGACCAGCATCGCCCGCACCTTCATGATCACCGCGGTCATGTTCGGCGCGATGAGCCTGTACGGCTACACCACCAAGGCGGACCTGTCCCGCTTCGGCTCGTTCCTGATGATGGGCCTGGTCGGCATCATCATCGCCAGCATCGTCAACATCTTTCTCGGCTCGACCGCGCTGCAGTTCGTCGTCTCGGTCGCCGGCGTGCTGATCTTCACCGGCCTGACCGCCTGGGACACCCAGCGGATCAAGGAGGAATATGCCGAGCACTACGACAGCGAGAGCCTGAACAAGCTCGCGGTGATGGGCGCGCTGTCGCTGTACCTGAACTTCATCAACATGTTCCAGCTGCTGCTGCAGCTGACCGGCATGACGCGTGAGGAGTAGCAGCGTGTACGATAACGAGAAGCAGGCCATCGACGACCTGTTCGTGAAGCTGGCGCGGGCCGAGCGCGACGGCGGCCCGCGCGACGCGGGCGCCGAGGAGCTGATCCGGCGCCGCCTCGCCGAGCAGCCGGCCGCAGCCTACTACATGGCCCAGGTGATCCTGGTGCAGGAGCAGGCGCTGGCCGCCGCCCAGGCCCAGATCAACGAGCTGGAGCGGCGCGCCGCCCAGCCGGCGGCCGGCGGCTTCCTGGCCGGGCTGTTCGGCGGCGGCCAGCAGCGGCCGCAGCCGGGTGGCTCGCCCTGGGGCCGGCAGCAGGCCCAGCCCGGCTATGGTGGTCAGCCGGGATACGGCGCCCAGCAGGGCTACGGCCGGTCCGGCGGCGGTGGCGGGTTCATGGCGGGCGCCATGCAGACCGCCATGGGCGTGGCCGGCGGCGTGGTCCTCGGCAACCTGCTGATGGACGCGTTCACCCCCGACATGGCCCAGGCGGCCGAGGACGCCGCCGGCGACCCGGCGTCCGACGCCGGGGTCGATATGGGCGGCGAGGAGTTCTGAGGTTAGTATGGGGCCGGCGGCGTCATGCCTCCGGCCTCCCCTTTTTGACGTGAGCCGATCGGGACATATCGTGGAAAGTCTTGTTGCCCAGGTCACGCAATTCATCACCGACAACCAGGCCTGGGCGGGACCGATCCTGTTCCTGCTGGCCTTCGGTGAATCCATGGCCGTGGTCGGCCTGTTCGTCCCCTGCACCGCGCTGATGCTGGCGACCGGCGCCCTGGTCGGCGGCGGCCTGCTGCATCCCGTCCCGGTGATCCTGTGGTCGATCGCCGGCGCCGTGATGGGCGATGCCGTCTCCTACTGGCTGGGGCAGAAGCTGGGGCCGAACGCCCGCAACGTCTGGCCGTTCTCGCGCGACCGCGCGATGATCGCCCGCGGCCGGCTGTTCTTCCGCCGCTGGGGCACCGCCTCGATCTTCCTCGGCCGCTTCCTGGGGCCGCTGCGCGCCGTGGTGCCGCTGATCGCCGGGATCATGCGCATGCGCCCCGCCCGCTTCCAGATCGCCAATGTGCTGTCGGCCATCGTCTGGGTCCCGGCCATGCTGGCGCCGGGCTGGCTGGTGGCCCAAGGCGTCGGCGAGCTGGAGGGCATCGGCGAGACCGAATGGATCGTCATGACCGGCGGCCCGCTTCTGGCCGGCGCCCTGACCCTGGCGGTCTTCGCCAAGTTCGCGTCCCGCCGCGCCGTACCGGTCCGCGTCCGCCGCAACCGGACCGCCGGCGAGCAGGCCTGAGGAGGACGCCATGGGCCTGAGCGCTGCGAAACTCCTGATCATCGGCGCGGTCGTCGGCCTCCTGTTCCTGCCGATGCTGCTGCGCCAGGCACGATCGATCCCGGTGCTGCTGGAGCAGGCGCGCGCCGCCTTCGCGGGCGAGGACGCGGAGACGGCCGGCCATCGCCCGCAGGCGGCGGAGCCTGCCCGCCAGGCCCCGCGCCCGGCCAGCTTCGCCGAGCGGCTGGGCCACGTCATCGGCCGGCTGCTGCAGCGCCTGGGCCTGTTCCGCGCCGGCTGAGAGCCACCGCCGGGAACCATCTCCGGCCCGGCGCCGTTGATTTCCAGCCGACCCGCCCGGCATCTTGAGCCTTCCTGCCGGACGCACGGCTGGAGGTCGCCCATGCCCTCGACTGCGTTGCTGCCCCTGATCGGCGCGCTCCTGGTCATCGCCGGCTTGGTGTATTCGGCCTTCCAGGCCATCTGGATCAGCCGGTTCAACCGCGAGAAGCGGTCCTTCAGCCTGTGGGGCTTCGGGCTGAGGGCGAATTGGCCCGGCCTGGCGCTGATCGCCGCCGGCGCCATCCTGTTGCTGGCGCCCTCGGCGCTTCAGGGACCGCAATGACCCCAGCTGGATCCGGGCACCCGCTGTTCCCCGCGGGACAGCCGGAGTTCCGCCCGCCTGCGTAAATGCAGGGGCCCGGCCGCCCGGCCGCGCCATCCATCGGGGGAAATCCATGCCCATCATCCGTCGAACCCTGGCGGCCGGTGCCGCCCTGGCGTTCCTGTCCTCTGCTGCCCCCGCCGCCGACAAGGTCGCGGTGGCGGTCACCGCGGTCGTCGAGCACCCGCTGCTCGACGCCGTCCGCGACGGGGTGAAGGCGGCGCTGGAGGAGTCCGGCTACAAGGAGGGCGAGGCTCTCGTCTTCCAATACGAATCGGCGCAGGGCAGCCCGGCCACGGCAGCCCAGATCGCGCAGAAATATGTCGGTGAGGCGCCGGACGTGATCGTCGCGATCACCACGCCCTCGGCCCAGGCCGCGGCGGCGGCGACGCGGGACATCCCGGTGGTGTTCGGCGCCGTCACCGACCCGGTCGCCGCCGGGCTGGTCGCCAGCCGCGAGCATCCCGGCGGGAACGTCACCGGCACGTCCGACGCCTTGCCCCTGGCCGATCACCTGGACCTGGTCCGGCAGATCGTGCCGGCGGTGAAGACGATCGGCGTGGTCTTCAATCCGGCCGAGGCCAACAGCGTCTCGACCGTGGCGGCGCTGCGCGGGATGGCGCCGGAATGGGGCGTCGGCATCATTGATGCCGCGGCCACCAAGACGGCCGATGTCCGCGCCGCGGCACAGAGCCTGGTCGGCAAGGTCGACGCGATCTACGTCCCCACCGACAACACCGTCGCCACGGCGGTCGAGTCGGTGGTCGGGGTCGGACTCGAGAACCGGATCCCGGTCTTCGCCGCCGAGACCGAAAGCGTCGCCCGCGGCGCCGTCGCCGCGATCGGCTTCGACTATTTCCAGCTCGGCCGCGAGACCGGAGCCATGGTCGTGCGGGTGCTGCGGGGCGAGAAGCCCGGGGACATGCCTGTGGTGAATGCCCGCGGCAGCGACCTGGTGGTCAACCTGGCATCGGCCGCGGCCATGGGCGTCACCGTTCCGCCGGCGCTGCTGAGCCAAGCCCGGAAGGTGATCCGATGAGGCCCGTCCCTGCCCTCTACGCGTCCTGCGAAGCGTCGCTGCCGGCACGGCGGTGATAGAGGTCGAGCACCATCTCGCGGCCGGCCGGGCCCAGCAGTTCCAGCGCCGCCAACGGGTGGCGCTGCGGCTCCGGCAGCAGGTCGAGCCGGTTCAGCAGCAGCGCCACCGCGCAGGCGTCGCGCGGCGCCAGCAGGCGGATGTTGTCCGGATCCGACGTCGCCAGCCCGACCAGCCGGGCGAGATGGGCCACGTCGTCGTCGCTAGTGTTCGGCATCGTCGTCTCCCAGAAGCACGGGCGAAAATCCTATAAACGATGTCGCATACGGGCCGGAATGCCTCATTCCCGACAAAATCGCGTGTGCCGCGATGGAAATCAGGCTAGGAGGGCGCGCATCGGATCCACAAGAAGAAGATCGAACCATGGCCGCAGCACCGGAGGGCGGGCTCCACCAGGGCCTGCAGCAGCGCCACCTCAGCATGATCGCGATCGGCGGCGTCATCGGCGCCGGCCTGTTCGTCGGCTCCAGCTCCATCATCGGCACGGTCGGCCCGGGCGCCTTCCTGACCTATGCGGTCACCGGCGTGCTGATCATCATGGTGATGCGCATGCTGGGAGAGATGGCGGCGGCCAATCCCTCCACCGGCTCCTTCTCCGATTACGCCCGGCTGGCGCTGGGCGACTGGGCCGGCTTCACCGTGGCCTGGCTGTACTGGTACTTCTGGGTGATCGTGGTCGGGTTCGAGGCGGTGGCCGGCGCCGGCCTCTTGCAGAAATGGCTGCCGGACGTGCCGCTGTGGGCGGCGTCGCTGGGCCTGCTGCTGCTGATGACCGCGACCAACCTCTATTCCGTCCGCTCCTTCGGCGAGTTCGAGTACTGGTTCGCCGGCATCAAGGTGGCGACCATCGTGGTCTTCCTGATCCTCGGCACCGTCTATGTGCTGGGGCTGTGGCCCGGCCGGGACATGGACTTCTCGAACCTGACGCCGGCGGCCGGCTTCCTGCCGAACGGCGTCGGGGCGATCTTCTCCGGCATCGTCGTGGTGGTGTTCTCGATGGTGGGGGCGGAGATCGCCACCATCGCCGCGGCCGAGGCCAAGGACCCGGAGCGCGCGGTGGTGCGCGCCACCCGCTCCGTCGTGGTCCGCATCCTGATCTTCTACATCGGCTCGGTGTTCCTGCTGGCCGTGATCCTGCCCTGGGACAGCCTGGCGCCGAAGCAGTCGCCCTTCGTCGTCGCCTTCGAACGGATGGGCATCCCCTGGGCCGGCGACCTGATGAACGCGGTGGTGCTGACCGCCGTGCTGTCCTGCCTGAACTCCGGGCTCTACACCGCCTCGCGCATGCTGTTCGTGCTGGCCGGGCGGCGCGAGGCACCAGCCGCCCTCACCCGCACCACCAAGGGCGGCGTTCCGGCCCGGGCGATCCTGGCCTCGACCGTGATCGGCTACCTGTCGGTGATCGCCGCCTATGTCTCGCCGGACACGGTGTTCCTGTTCCTGCTGAACTCCTCCGGCGCCGTCATCCTGTTCGTCTATCTGATGATCGCCGTGTCGCAGCTGGTGCTGCGCCCGCGCACCCCGCCACAGCGGCTGCGGGTGAAGATGTGGCTCTTCCCGGCGCTCACGCTCCTCACCATCGCCGGCATGGTGGCGGTGCTGGTGGCGATGGGATTCCAGGCCGACACCCGGTCGCAGATCCTCCTCAGCCTGGCCTCGGCCGCCGTGGTGGTCGCGGCCTGGCTGGCGCGGCGCGCCGTGTTCGGGCGAAGCCCTCCGGTCCCGGCGGAGGCGCGCTGATCAACCTCCGCCTGCAGGAGCGGCCGCGGCGTCGGGATTGGAGGCGGGATAGCGCCGGCCGGAACAGCGCACTCCGGCCTCGCAGGCGCCATACTCTCCGGTGCATTGCGCCTTCGCCCTGGCCTTGGCGACGGCGGGGTCCGTGTTGACCACGACCTCGTAGACGGGCCGGCCGTCGGTGGGCCAGGCGATGCCGGCACAGCTGCTCTCGAAGACCTGCACGATCTTGCAGCCGGTGCATTTCGACAGGGCCACCCGCTCGGCCGACCGCCGGTCCGGCAGGCCGTAGCCGCCCCGGATGTCGTGGCCATCCGACGCCACCGCGCCCCAGTACTCGCGATCGACGATCTCGGCCGACATCTCCTCGATCTCGTCCACGGTCGCGGTCCTGGCCGGCTCGTTGTCCTCCGCCGTGAACG
This genomic window contains:
- a CDS encoding DUF2076 family protein codes for the protein MYDNEKQAIDDLFVKLARAERDGGPRDAGAEELIRRRLAEQPAAAYYMAQVILVQEQALAAAQAQINELERRAAQPAAGGFLAGLFGGGQQRPQPGGSPWGRQQAQPGYGGQPGYGAQQGYGRSGGGGGFMAGAMQTAMGVAGGVVLGNLLMDAFTPDMAQAAEDAAGDPASDAGVDMGGEEF
- a CDS encoding DedA family protein — translated: MESLVAQVTQFITDNQAWAGPILFLLAFGESMAVVGLFVPCTALMLATGALVGGGLLHPVPVILWSIAGAVMGDAVSYWLGQKLGPNARNVWPFSRDRAMIARGRLFFRRWGTASIFLGRFLGPLRAVVPLIAGIMRMRPARFQIANVLSAIVWVPAMLAPGWLVAQGVGELEGIGETEWIVMTGGPLLAGALTLAVFAKFASRRAVPVRVRRNRTAGEQA
- a CDS encoding ABC transporter substrate-binding protein produces the protein MPIIRRTLAAGAALAFLSSAAPAADKVAVAVTAVVEHPLLDAVRDGVKAALEESGYKEGEALVFQYESAQGSPATAAQIAQKYVGEAPDVIVAITTPSAQAAAAATRDIPVVFGAVTDPVAAGLVASREHPGGNVTGTSDALPLADHLDLVRQIVPAVKTIGVVFNPAEANSVSTVAALRGMAPEWGVGIIDAAATKTADVRAAAQSLVGKVDAIYVPTDNTVATAVESVVGVGLENRIPVFAAETESVARGAVAAIGFDYFQLGRETGAMVVRVLRGEKPGDMPVVNARGSDLVVNLASAAAMGVTVPPALLSQARKVIR
- a CDS encoding amino acid permease → MAAAPEGGLHQGLQQRHLSMIAIGGVIGAGLFVGSSSIIGTVGPGAFLTYAVTGVLIIMVMRMLGEMAAANPSTGSFSDYARLALGDWAGFTVAWLYWYFWVIVVGFEAVAGAGLLQKWLPDVPLWAASLGLLLLMTATNLYSVRSFGEFEYWFAGIKVATIVVFLILGTVYVLGLWPGRDMDFSNLTPAAGFLPNGVGAIFSGIVVVVFSMVGAEIATIAAAEAKDPERAVVRATRSVVVRILIFYIGSVFLLAVILPWDSLAPKQSPFVVAFERMGIPWAGDLMNAVVLTAVLSCLNSGLYTASRMLFVLAGRREAPAALTRTTKGGVPARAILASTVIGYLSVIAAYVSPDTVFLFLLNSSGAVILFVYLMIAVSQLVLRPRTPPQRLRVKMWLFPALTLLTIAGMVAVLVAMGFQADTRSQILLSLASAAVVVAAWLARRAVFGRSPPVPAEAR